In Fusobacterium perfoetens, the sequence TTATACCGAAATGAACTGGTGTCATTCCAAAACTTTGTACTATTGGTAAAAATATTGGTGTAAATATTAATACTGCAGGTGTTGGGTCCATAAATGTTCCTATTATTAATAATAAGATATTCATTATTATTAATATAACTATTTTACTATCTGTAACACCTAAAAGTAATTCAGCTATTTTTTGAGGTATATGAGCAAATGCCATTACCCAAGACATTATAGATGAAACACCAATCATAAATATAACTATCGCTGTCATTTGAGCTGAGCTTAAGAAAATTTTTGGTAGATCACTTAATTTCATTTCTTTATAGATGAACGAAAGTATTAAAGAGTAAACAACAGCTATTGCAGATCCTTCTGTTGCTGTGAATATTCCTTTTAAAATTCCACCGATTACTATTATAACTAATAATAAACTTGGTACTGCATCTAAAACTATTTTTATCATTTGACTTGTACTCATTGAGTCTTCTGATTTATATTTTAGTTTTTTAGCCATTAAGCTAGCAACTATCATAATTCCTAATCCCCAAAGAATTCCAGGAATATAACCAGCTATAAATAAAGCTGATATTGAAACACTTCCTGCAACTGTTGAGTAAACTATCAATGTGTTACTTGGTGGTATTAACATTCCTGTTGGTGCTGAAGAGATATTTACTGCAGCACTATATTTTTTATCATATCCTTCTTTTTCTTCAATTGGAGATATTGTTCCTCCTACTGCAGCTGCTGCTGCAACTCCAGAACCACTAATCGCTCCAAAAAGCATATTTGCCACAACATTAGCTTGTGCTAAAGGTCCATAAAATTTTCTTCCAAAAAGTTTTGCACAATTTATAAGTCTTATAGCTATTCCACCTGTGTTCATTATATTTCCTGCTAATATAAAGAACGGTATTGCTAAAAGTGAAAATGAGTTAGTTCCTATAAAAACTCTTTGTGCTGATGTTATCATTGCCCCATCAAAAGGTAAAATAAGTAACATTGCCATTGTAGAAGAAAGTCCTATACTGATACTGATTGGTACCCCTAATGCTAAGAATATAGCTAATGTTATAAATATTATCATTCCTACTTGTATTGCCAAATCCATAACTTTCTCCTTTATTTACCTTTTTTACCACAGGCAATCACTTTTATATTGTGAATTGCATAGAATATTACAAACACTCCACTTATTGGAATTGCTGAATATATAACTCCCATTGGTATTTGTAAAGCTGCATCCACTTGCCCCATTTGTCTTAACGCTGAAAAATATCCCCCATAAATCATAACTATTAGAACAAATATAGTAATTATTATTTCTTGAAAAATATCTATTACTTTTCTTAGAGTTCCTGATGTCAAATCTCTAACGAAAGAAATTTGCATATGTTCTCTTTTTCCAAATACATAGGCTGAACCATACATAACTAACCATACAAATAAATATTGTGATGTTTGCTCTGTAAAAATACTAGGATTATTGAAAACATATCTTGTAATAACTTGCCAAGTTACTAAAACTGTCATAACTCCCATTATAACTATACAAAATAGTTCTATTATCTTATCCAGACAATTTTTTATTTTTTCCATTCCTATCTCCTCTAGCTATTATTTAGCTAAATCTCTAACATCTTTGTAGATTTTTTTAGTCATATCAGAAATATTAGAAACTTCTTCTTGAAGAGGTTTTACTCTTTCTTGGAATGGTTTAATATCTACTTCGATGAATTTTGCTCCGTTTTCTGTTGCTACTTTTTTAGCTTGTTCTACGTTTTCGTTCCATACTGTAAATTCATTTTCTATTGTTTGTTTCATTAAGTCATCAAATATTTTTCTGTTTTCTGGAGTCATTCCATTGTATAATTTTTCATTGATGATGATTAAATCTGGAACCATTAAGTGGTTAGTATATGAAAAGTAAGGTGCTACTTCATAATGTTTTAAGTCAACATAAGTAACTTCGTTATTTTCTCCACCTTCAATAACTCCTTGTTGAACAGCTGTATAAACTTCTCCTTGTCCCATAGGAGTTCCAATTCCACCCATATAGTCAACCATTTTTTTCATTGTATCAGATTGCATTACTCTGAATTTGTATCCTTTTAAATCTTCTGGTTTTGTCATTGGTTTATCTGTATAAAGACATCTTGCTCCTGCTGTAAATGCTCCTATAACTTCAAATCCATTTGGTGCTACTGATTTAAATAATGGATCTAATACATCAGATGTAAATACTTTCTTTTGATGTTCTAAGCTGTCATATAAATATGGTAATCCTATTACAGCAAAGTCTTTATTGAAACTTTCAACAACTGGATTTCCTACTACAGACATTTGAATAACTCCGTTTTGAACTAATTCGGCTGTAGCTCTTTGGTCTCCTAATAATTCGTTTGGAGATATTTCTAATTTATAAGCTCCTTTTGTTTGTGCTTCTAAATCTTTACTAAATTGCTCTAACGCTTTGTATTGTGGATGTTTTTCTGATTGATTAAAAGCTACTTTTAAAACTTGTGTTTTAACTTTTGCATCAGATGATGCTTCTTTTTCCTTTCCACATCCCATAAATAATCCCATAACTGCTAAACTTCCTACAAATAATACTTTTTTCATTTAAAACCCCCTCATCTTTATCTTTGTTCGTTATTAAGAACTAGTTCGCATTTAAGTATATTATAAATATACTACATGTTTTTTCTTTTGTCAAGTTCTATTTTTATTTTTTTATATATTTTTTAAAAACTTAATTAACTAAATAAATACATATTTTATATAATTATAAGTTTTTATTTTAAATTTAGATAGCTTTTTTTTGTTTTTTCTGATATCATATTTTAGTAAAACGATTTTTTGGAGGATAAAAAAATGGAGCTACACAAACCAACTGAAAGAGTTGTTAATATTTTGAATATAATTTCTAAAAATTCTGGACAACTAACCTTTTCAAATATTTCAAAATTAATAGATATTCCAAAAAGCACTCTTTCTCCTATATTAAAAACTTTAGTTGAACTTGAACTTCTAGTGATAGATCCTACTTCTCAAACATATACAATAGGTTTAAATGCTTTTCAAATAGGACAAACATATTTAGAAAATATAAATGGGTTGGATCTAATAAAATCTCATATGAGAACTATAGTTAATGAATGTAATGAAAATTGCCAAGTAGGAATTAATCATAATCATGAAGTTTTATACTTAGCTAGGATAGAATCTCCTCAACCAATAAAAATGATGTCATCAATCGGAAGAAATCTTCCTCTTTACTGTACTGGACTGGGAAGAGCTTTGCTTTGTGAATATTCTGAATCAACTATAAAAAAATTATATTCTAATGAATTAAGAAAATTTACTGAAAATACTATTACTGATGTTAATGAGATTGTTAAAATAATAGAAAAAGCTAAAAATGATGGGTATTGTGAAGAGATAGGAGAGATTACTTCAGATGCTCAGTGTGTAGCTGTACCTATTATAAGTAATGGAAATATTATTGCTGCTCTTGGGGTTAGTTTACCTATTTTTAGAGCTTCTTCTGAGCAAATAGAAAAAATTAAAGTTCTTTTAAGAGAACATTCCAGTGCAATTACAAAGGAACTTGAAAACTTAAATATTACTTCTTTAATTTAACAAATTTTTATTCTAAAAGAAAAAGATGCTACATTAAAAGTAACATCTTTTTCTTTGGTAGTTATTAATAATATTATCCTAAATATTTAGTTAAAACTTTGCTTACTGCCCCTTCTCCCTCTAACATTTCTACGAAATATTTTTCAACATCAGAAGAAAGACCAATTTCCACTAAATCAACGCCAAAAATTGATTTATTTTTTAGTATCTCTTTTAATTGACCATTGTATGTTTCTGGTTTTCCAAATTCTACTCCATCAAGAGTTTCTTTTAACATTTCTAACATTGGGTCTGGACTTATGCTTCTTTCTTTCCCTATATCATCTACACCTAATAAATATCTAAACCAACCAGCATAAACTAATGGAATATATTTTATATCAGATATTTTTAATTCATTACTTGCTAAATAAGCTTTTAATGTTTCACCATATCTTATTCCAACTTTTTGAGAAGTATCTGTTGCTATTCTTTCTGGTTGATCTGGAATAAACGGATTAGCAAATCTTTCGTTTATAACTTCATCTATAAAATCTTTTGGGTTTAATATTTTTGGATCTTCTACAACTTTTAAAGCTTCATTATATCCAATATTTTTTATTAATTTATTTAATAAAGGATTAGAAACTGCATCATATATTGTTTTTTCATTTAATAGACATCCATATACTGCTAAAGCTGTGTGTAATGGATTTAAGCAAGTTGTAACTTTCATTCTTTCAGTTTTTTCAACAGTTTCTCTATCTGTTACATAAACACCTGCTTCTGCCATTTCAAGTTTTGGTCTTCCATTAGGAAATTTATCTTCTACTACAAAATATTCTGAAACTTCTGCATTTACAAATGGAGATGTATAAGTTTTTTTATCCGTAATAATAGTTTCCATTCCTTCTAATCCTAAATTTTCTAAATAATTTTTTACAACTTCGGCTGGTCTAGGAGTAATTTTATCTATCATTGACACTGGAAAAGTTACTTTTTCCTCATTAGAAATATATTCTATAAATTCTTTTTCTACAAAACCATTTTTTATCCAATGTTCTGCCACATCAAATACAGCAGCTTTTATTCTATCACCGTTACCTGCGCAGTTATCCATACTTACTATTGCTATTGGAGTAGCACCATTTTTATATCTAATGTATAAAAGTTCTGTAACTATACTCATAATGTGTTTTGCTTTATTTGGAACATTAGAAAAATCTTCTTCAACTATTGGAAAATATTTTCCAACAGGATTTTTTAAATTATATCCTTTTTCTGTTATTGTAAAACTTATCATTTGTAATGTTGGCATTTTTACAATTTCTTCTAACTTTTCTCTATTTTCACTTACTTTTAATGAATCAACAATACTTCCTAAAAGTTCTGTTGAAAATTTTCCATCTTTCGACAAAATAACAGATAAAGTTAAATTATCATATGGAGTATAAGCTTTCTCAATTATCTCTTCATCAAAACTTTCTGCAACAATAATTCCTGTATCTTCAAGACCTTTATTTAATAGATTTTGTTGCATCTTTCCAATGTATGCTCTAAATATATTTCCTGCACCAAAATGCAACCATTTAGGTGATTTAATTGTATTTTCCTTAACTTTTACTATATCATATAAAGGAACTTTTATTTCTTCAATTTTTTTTATATTTTCTATTTCCTTTAAAGAAAGTTTCATTTTTTCCTCCCATTTAATTAACACAAGGTTACAAAATAAAAATTCTGTAACCTTTTTTGTTGTTATTTATTGTTTTTTTCTAAAGTATCCCAGATTCCCCAAAGATACATAATTCCTAAAGCTCTATCGTAAAGTCCATACCCTGGTCTACAAGTTTTTTCTTCTCCCCATAGATGTCTTCCATGATCAGGTCTAACATATCCTTTAAATCCTATATCATGATAAGCTTTTACAACTTCTACAATGTCTACATTTCCATCACATGCTCTATGAGAACTTTCTATAAAGTCACCATTTTCAAATACCTTTACATTTCTTATGTGAGCAAAATGTATTCTATCTCCAAATTTTCTTATAAGATTAGGAATATCATTTTTTAAATTTGGTCCTAAAGAACCACTACATAAAGTTAAACCATTGCAAGGACTATCCACTAATTTTAAAACTTTTTCTATATGTTCTTCATCTCTAACTATTCTAGGAAGTCCAAATATTGGCCAAGGTGGATCATCTGGATGAACTGCCATTTTGATTCCAACCTCTTCACAAGTAGGAATTATTTTTTCTAAGAAATATTTAAAGTTTTCTGTTAATTTTTCTTCTGTTACATCTTTGTATTCTTCAAATAATTCATTTAATCTTGAAAGTCTTTCCGGTTCCCAACCAGGCATTGTTTTATCTCCAGCTCCTTCTAAGATTCTTCTAGTTACTTCTTGAGGAGAAACTCCTGTAACTAAATCTTTTTGATAAAATAATGCGTTTGAACCATCAGGCATTTCTTTATATAAATCTGTTCTTGTCCAGTCAAAAATTGGCATAAAATTATAGCATATAACTTTTACTCCAACTTTTGCTAATTTTTTTATAGTATCTTTGTAGATTTCTATATATTTATCCCTTGTTGGTTTTCCTATTTTAATATCATCATGTACGTTAACACTTTCCACTACATCTGCATCAAAACCTTTAGATTTTATATAGTCTGTAACTTCTTTTATTCTTTCAAATTCCCATTCTTCACCAGCCACTTTATCGTGTAATGACCAAACAATAGATGTTACTCCTGGAATTTGTCTGATTTGGTCTAGAGTTACGTTATCATTTCCTACTCCATACCAACGAAAAGCCATTCTCATTTTGTTTCCTCCTAATTTATGTCTTAAAGAGCACTAGCTCCATATACAAGATTTGGTAAAAATAAAACAGCATCTTGGAAAAATACCATAAATACTACAACTAAAAGCACCGCTATATAGAATGGATATCCATATTTAACTGTTTCTTCTACTGAACACCCCATTATATCTGATGTAGTATATAAAGCTGTTCCTACTGGTGGAGTCATAACTCCAAATGTAACACAAGTCATCATTATCATTCCAAAAACAACTGGATCTACTCCAACACTCTTCATAACTGGTAATAAAATTGGTGTAAGAATTAAAGCGATTACTGTTGTTTCCATAAACATTCCACAACCTAGTAAGAAGAATACAACTAGTGCTAAAAGTATTGTCGGATTATCTGATATTCCCATCAAAGTTGTTGCTAATTTTGTTGTTATATCGTCATAAACTACTCCATAACCAAAAGTTCCTGAAAATGCTAAGATAATTGTAATAACTGTGATATCTTTTACACTATCTTTAACTGTTGTAATAAATGTTTCTTTATCTAATTCTTTATAAACAAAAACTCCTACAAATAAAGCATAAGCTACTGCAAAAGCTCCTGATTCTGTTGGACTTACTATTCCAAATCTTATTAAAACTATTAACATTACTGGGAACATTAACGCCCAGAATCCAGCTGTCATTGTACTTAAGATTTCTTTTAAACTAGCTCTTTCTTTTCTTTCTGGTTTGTATCCAAACTTACGAGCTGATATTGTACAAGCTATCATAAGAAATACCATCATTAATATACCAGGTAGCCACCCTGCCATAAAAAGACGCCCTATTGAAACTTCTCCAACAGTTCCATATATTATAAGCCCCATACTTGGTGGAATTGTTGCAACTATTAATCCTGATAATCCATTTACTGCAGCACTCCATCCTTTAGCGTATCCTAATCTTGTCATTTCAGGCCCTAAGATACGTGATTGCATAGCAGCATCTGCAACTGCTGATCCTGATACTCCTCCCATCAAAGTACTTAATACACAAGAAACTTGTCCTATATTTCCATACATATGTCCTGTAAGAACGCTAGCCAATTTCATTAAACGACTTGTTATTCCACTACTATTCATTAAATTTCCTGCAAATATAAATAAAGGAATCGCAAGCATTGTAAAAGATTGTGAAGTTGATATTGATTTTTGCACTAGAACAGACATTGGTAAATCTCTTACTAAGAAAAATGTCAATCCTGAAAGTCCAATAGAGAAAGCTACTGGCATTCCTAATACAAGAAAAATTAAAAATACTGGTATAGCAAATTCCATTATTTATCCTCCCCCCATTTTTTAGCAGGTTTCTTTATACTTTCAACTAATCTTATAGATGTTGATATTATCATTAAAAAAGCTCCTACTGGTACTGATGCTGTAACATATGCATAACTTATTCCTAAGGTTGTAATTGTTCTTTTCATTCCTGTGATAACCATTACATAACCATATCTAATAAGAATAAGCAAAAATATAATTATGATAATCTTAAAAATAATATCAAGATATTTTTGAATTACTTTTGGAAAATGTTTAGTTAAAACTTCAATTCCAATAAGTCTTGTATTTCTTATTGCCAAATCACTTCCTAAAAAAGTCATCCAAGCAAAAGCAACAAGAGCTGCATCTTGAGCCCAGTTTATAGGTCTTCCTAATGTTCTTGTAAAAGCTGAAAGAAAAACAAGTAAAAATATACTTATAAGAAGAAAACTTGCTAAGGCACTTTCTAATTTTGCAAATTTCCAATATAAACTTTTCAATTTTTTCACTCTCCTATCTAACATTCTTATAAAAGATAGTACAAACTTTTTTAAAGAAGTTTGTACTATCCAAATTACTTAATCAACTATTATAAAGTTTTTCCAATTTCGTTGTAGATTTTTTCACGAGTTTTTGTTAGATTTAGTACATCGTAAGCATTTTTAGCAGCTTCTTTAAATGCATTTTTATCTACTTCTACTATTGTCATTCCATTATCTATAAGTTCTTTTTCTAATTTTTCTTGTAAACTTACAACATATTTTGCATTTTCATATCCACATTCATTAGCTGTATCAACTAATACTTTTTTATAATCTTCTGGTAATTTTTCAAACCAAGCATTACTTGTTACAACACAGTTTAATAAATTTATATGTTCTGTTTTATTTACAAATTTAGCAACTTCATAAATATGAGAACTTACAGCTGATGTATATTGAACTTCACAACCATCTATTG encodes:
- a CDS encoding TRAP transporter large permease, with product MEFAIPVFLIFLVLGMPVAFSIGLSGLTFFLVRDLPMSVLVQKSISTSQSFTMLAIPLFIFAGNLMNSSGITSRLMKLASVLTGHMYGNIGQVSCVLSTLMGGVSGSAVADAAMQSRILGPEMTRLGYAKGWSAAVNGLSGLIVATIPPSMGLIIYGTVGEVSIGRLFMAGWLPGILMMVFLMIACTISARKFGYKPERKERASLKEILSTMTAGFWALMFPVMLIVLIRFGIVSPTESGAFAVAYALFVGVFVYKELDKETFITTVKDSVKDITVITIILAFSGTFGYGVVYDDITTKLATTLMGISDNPTILLALVVFFLLGCGMFMETTVIALILTPILLPVMKSVGVDPVVFGMIMMTCVTFGVMTPPVGTALYTTSDIMGCSVEETVKYGYPFYIAVLLVVVFMVFFQDAVLFLPNLVYGASAL
- a CDS encoding IclR family transcriptional regulator; translation: MELHKPTERVVNILNIISKNSGQLTFSNISKLIDIPKSTLSPILKTLVELELLVIDPTSQTYTIGLNAFQIGQTYLENINGLDLIKSHMRTIVNECNENCQVGINHNHEVLYLARIESPQPIKMMSSIGRNLPLYCTGLGRALLCEYSESTIKKLYSNELRKFTENTITDVNEIVKIIEKAKNDGYCEEIGEITSDAQCVAVPIISNGNIIAALGVSLPIFRASSEQIEKIKVLLREHSSAITKELENLNITSLI
- a CDS encoding TRAP transporter substrate-binding protein, producing MKKVLFVGSLAVMGLFMGCGKEKEASSDAKVKTQVLKVAFNQSEKHPQYKALEQFSKDLEAQTKGAYKLEISPNELLGDQRATAELVQNGVIQMSVVGNPVVESFNKDFAVIGLPYLYDSLEHQKKVFTSDVLDPLFKSVAPNGFEVIGAFTAGARCLYTDKPMTKPEDLKGYKFRVMQSDTMKKMVDYMGGIGTPMGQGEVYTAVQQGVIEGGENNEVTYVDLKHYEVAPYFSYTNHLMVPDLIIINEKLYNGMTPENRKIFDDLMKQTIENEFTVWNENVEQAKKVATENGAKFIEVDIKPFQERVKPLQEEVSNISDMTKKIYKDVRDLAK
- a CDS encoding mannitol dehydrogenase family protein, coding for MKLSLKEIENIKKIEEIKVPLYDIVKVKENTIKSPKWLHFGAGNIFRAYIGKMQQNLLNKGLEDTGIIVAESFDEEIIEKAYTPYDNLTLSVILSKDGKFSTELLGSIVDSLKVSENREKLEEIVKMPTLQMISFTITEKGYNLKNPVGKYFPIVEEDFSNVPNKAKHIMSIVTELLYIRYKNGATPIAIVSMDNCAGNGDRIKAAVFDVAEHWIKNGFVEKEFIEYISNEEKVTFPVSMIDKITPRPAEVVKNYLENLGLEGMETIITDKKTYTSPFVNAEVSEYFVVEDKFPNGRPKLEMAEAGVYVTDRETVEKTERMKVTTCLNPLHTALAVYGCLLNEKTIYDAVSNPLLNKLIKNIGYNEALKVVEDPKILNPKDFIDEVINERFANPFIPDQPERIATDTSQKVGIRYGETLKAYLASNELKISDIKYIPLVYAGWFRYLLGVDDIGKERSISPDPMLEMLKETLDGVEFGKPETYNGQLKEILKNKSIFGVDLVEIGLSSDVEKYFVEMLEGEGAVSKVLTKYLG
- a CDS encoding TRAP transporter small permease, with the protein product MKSLYWKFAKLESALASFLLISIFLLVFLSAFTRTLGRPINWAQDAALVAFAWMTFLGSDLAIRNTRLIGIEVLTKHFPKVIQKYLDIIFKIIIIIFLLILIRYGYVMVITGMKRTITTLGISYAYVTASVPVGAFLMIISTSIRLVESIKKPAKKWGEDK
- a CDS encoding TRAP transporter large permease; the protein is MDLAIQVGMIIFITLAIFLALGVPISISIGLSSTMAMLLILPFDGAMITSAQRVFIGTNSFSLLAIPFFILAGNIMNTGGIAIRLINCAKLFGRKFYGPLAQANVVANMLFGAISGSGVAAAAAVGGTISPIEEKEGYDKKYSAAVNISSAPTGMLIPPSNTLIVYSTVAGSVSISALFIAGYIPGILWGLGIMIVASLMAKKLKYKSEDSMSTSQMIKIVLDAVPSLLLVIIVIGGILKGIFTATEGSAIAVVYSLILSFIYKEMKLSDLPKIFLSSAQMTAIVIFMIGVSSIMSWVMAFAHIPQKIAELLLGVTDSKIVILIIMNILLLIIGTFMDPTPAVLIFTPIFLPIVQSFGMTPVHFGIMLVFNLCIGTITPPVGPILFTGCKIGNVTIEEVFKWLLPFYAVTILILFLVTFVPSFSLFLPQIFGLIK
- a CDS encoding TRAP transporter small permease; translation: MEKIKNCLDKIIELFCIVIMGVMTVLVTWQVITRYVFNNPSIFTEQTSQYLFVWLVMYGSAYVFGKREHMQISFVRDLTSGTLRKVIDIFQEIIITIFVLIVMIYGGYFSALRQMGQVDAALQIPMGVIYSAIPISGVFVIFYAIHNIKVIACGKKGK
- the uxuA gene encoding mannonate dehydratase, with amino-acid sequence MRMAFRWYGVGNDNVTLDQIRQIPGVTSIVWSLHDKVAGEEWEFERIKEVTDYIKSKGFDADVVESVNVHDDIKIGKPTRDKYIEIYKDTIKKLAKVGVKVICYNFMPIFDWTRTDLYKEMPDGSNALFYQKDLVTGVSPQEVTRRILEGAGDKTMPGWEPERLSRLNELFEEYKDVTEEKLTENFKYFLEKIIPTCEEVGIKMAVHPDDPPWPIFGLPRIVRDEEHIEKVLKLVDSPCNGLTLCSGSLGPNLKNDIPNLIRKFGDRIHFAHIRNVKVFENGDFIESSHRACDGNVDIVEVVKAYHDIGFKGYVRPDHGRHLWGEEKTCRPGYGLYDRALGIMYLWGIWDTLEKNNK